From the genome of Edaphobacter dinghuensis, one region includes:
- a CDS encoding phosphatidylserine decarboxylase, which produces MVRDGFFYALGLGVVAAVLWYLKMPLVLVLVPILLAIFFLWFFRDPNRTIPQGPGQIVSPGDGLVTAAEWIETTAGSRLRLSIFLNVFDVHVNRAPVSGTVTVVEYREGEFLNAMKPESVLHNEQTLIVIDAGGYAVSFKQIAGLLARRIVCNVKVGDHVERGQRVGLIKFGSRVDVLLPAEAELKVKVGVRVRGGSSVLAVIPQTNLTATVA; this is translated from the coding sequence ATGGTTCGAGATGGATTTTTCTATGCGTTAGGCCTCGGCGTTGTGGCAGCAGTGCTCTGGTACCTGAAGATGCCGCTTGTGCTTGTGCTGGTGCCGATACTGCTGGCTATCTTTTTTCTGTGGTTTTTTCGTGACCCCAACAGAACAATTCCGCAGGGACCTGGGCAGATCGTCTCGCCTGGCGATGGGCTGGTGACGGCCGCGGAGTGGATTGAGACGACGGCGGGCAGCCGGTTGCGGCTTAGTATCTTTCTTAATGTCTTTGATGTGCATGTGAACCGTGCGCCGGTTAGCGGGACGGTTACCGTGGTGGAGTATCGCGAAGGTGAGTTTTTGAACGCGATGAAGCCTGAATCCGTTCTGCACAACGAGCAGACGCTGATTGTTATCGATGCCGGTGGGTATGCGGTTAGCTTTAAGCAGATTGCCGGTCTGTTGGCGCGGCGCATCGTATGTAATGTGAAGGTTGGCGATCATGTGGAGCGCGGCCAGCGGGTTGGGCTGATTAAGTTTGGATCGCGGGTGGATGTCTTGCTGCCTGCTGAGGCGGAATTAAAGGTGAAGGTCGGTGTGCGGGTTCGTGGCGGATCGTCGGTGCTTGCAGTCATTCCTCAAACTAACCTGACGGCAACGGTGGCATGA
- the meaB gene encoding methylmalonyl Co-A mutase-associated GTPase MeaB: MSELGDIEGMVQRLRGGEIRALARAVSLVEDSSAVGTELVRACRKYAGGALRIGVTGPPGAGKSTLVDQMAKWLRQEGQTVGVVAVDPSSPYTGGALLGDRIRMQDLSGDAGVYVRSMASRGAKGGLAAAVEDVCVVMAAAGRQVILIETMGVGQDEVEVARLADVTVLVLVPGMGDEVQSLKAGVMEVADVFVVNKSDRDGAEQVETEILAMQGLGADEPVSPVVRTVATTGVGVSDLMAAVQWCAAETRGKKQRIVTGTEGLLIDHLGVAVRDMDAARDFYEALGLTASHEETVEHEKVRVAMLPLGESRIELLEATEPDSVIERFIAKRGEGLHHVAIRVGDVDAMFERLRLQGVRLASDAVRVGAGGHRYFFVHPESTGGVLLEIVDDMAGKGK; this comes from the coding sequence GTGAGCGAATTGGGCGATATCGAAGGAATGGTTCAACGCTTGCGCGGGGGCGAGATACGGGCGCTGGCGCGTGCGGTGTCGCTGGTGGAGGATAGTTCGGCCGTCGGGACGGAGTTGGTGAGGGCTTGCCGCAAATATGCGGGTGGTGCTTTGCGGATTGGGGTTACCGGGCCTCCGGGGGCGGGGAAGAGCACGCTGGTTGACCAGATGGCGAAGTGGCTGAGGCAGGAGGGACAGACCGTGGGTGTGGTTGCGGTCGATCCGTCGAGCCCGTATACGGGGGGAGCCTTGCTGGGCGATCGGATACGGATGCAGGACCTGAGTGGGGACGCCGGAGTCTATGTCCGCAGCATGGCTTCGCGGGGAGCGAAGGGAGGATTGGCAGCGGCGGTCGAGGATGTGTGCGTGGTAATGGCTGCGGCGGGGCGGCAGGTGATTCTGATTGAGACGATGGGTGTGGGGCAGGACGAGGTTGAGGTAGCACGGCTGGCGGACGTGACGGTGCTGGTGCTGGTTCCGGGGATGGGTGACGAGGTGCAAAGTCTGAAGGCGGGGGTGATGGAGGTTGCGGACGTCTTTGTGGTGAACAAGAGCGATCGCGATGGGGCGGAGCAGGTAGAGACAGAGATTTTGGCGATGCAGGGGCTGGGGGCGGATGAGCCGGTTTCTCCTGTGGTGCGAACCGTGGCGACGACCGGCGTCGGTGTGAGTGACCTGATGGCTGCGGTACAGTGGTGCGCTGCGGAGACGCGGGGAAAGAAGCAGCGGATCGTGACGGGCACGGAAGGGCTTTTGATAGATCATCTTGGTGTGGCCGTAAGAGATATGGATGCTGCGAGAGATTTTTATGAGGCGCTTGGGCTGACGGCAAGCCATGAAGAGACGGTGGAGCATGAGAAGGTGAGAGTGGCCATGCTGCCGCTGGGAGAGAGCCGGATTGAGCTGCTGGAGGCGACGGAGCCTGACTCGGTGATTGAGCGGTTTATCGCAAAGCGAGGCGAAGGGCTGCACCATGTTGCGATAAGGGTGGGTGATGTGGATGCAATGTTCGAGCGATTGCGGTTGCAGGGGGTGAGGTTGGCCAGCGATGCGGTACGTGTAGGCGCGGGTGGGCATCGGTATTTTTTTGTGCATCCGGAGAGTACCGGAGGGGTTTTGCTGGAGATCGTTGACGATATGGCAGGAAAGGGCAAGTAA
- a CDS encoding pectinesterase family protein, which yields MRRLRLGSVFVVIAALICGTAWARGLKTITVGPSGADFTSIQAAVNAAPETGAVIRIEPGTYREVVHVDKPKIQFRGVTKDPSKVVLVYGNSAASTCGTSCSATLFVTGDDFFAGMMTIANDYSKTSDVPSQAVALMVRGDRDVFRKVRLLGAQDTLYAASEKCMDGRSPCSVKRQYFSDCYIEGHVDFIFGDAKAVFDRCEIHSIPHVAGGYLTAQSRSKPEQDSGYVFDHCTLTADPGVKNIYLGRPWRDYSTVIYMNTKMGAHIAPEGWSDWKSAPAPRLPMTTYAEFNSSGPGANAAAREKWSKQLTKAEARKYEAKTFLAGADAWDPTKVK from the coding sequence ATGAGGCGGTTGCGGCTCGGTAGCGTTTTTGTTGTAATTGCGGCTTTAATTTGCGGAACGGCGTGGGCGCGGGGCCTGAAGACGATTACGGTCGGACCATCGGGCGCGGACTTCACCTCGATTCAGGCGGCGGTGAATGCGGCTCCGGAGACGGGCGCGGTGATTCGGATCGAGCCGGGAACGTATCGCGAGGTGGTGCATGTCGATAAGCCGAAGATCCAGTTTCGCGGAGTGACGAAAGATCCGTCGAAGGTGGTGCTGGTCTATGGGAACAGCGCGGCTTCGACTTGCGGAACTTCGTGCTCGGCGACTTTGTTTGTGACGGGCGATGACTTCTTCGCGGGCATGATGACGATTGCGAACGACTACAGCAAGACGAGCGATGTGCCTTCGCAGGCGGTGGCGCTGATGGTGCGCGGCGACCGCGATGTGTTTCGCAAGGTCAGGCTGCTGGGAGCGCAGGATACGTTGTATGCGGCGAGTGAGAAGTGCATGGATGGACGGTCGCCCTGCTCGGTGAAGCGGCAGTATTTCTCTGATTGCTACATCGAGGGGCATGTGGATTTTATCTTTGGCGATGCCAAGGCGGTGTTCGACCGCTGCGAGATTCATAGCATTCCTCATGTGGCGGGCGGGTATCTGACAGCGCAGAGCAGGAGCAAGCCGGAGCAGGATTCGGGCTATGTCTTCGACCATTGCACGCTGACGGCTGATCCGGGAGTGAAGAATATTTATCTGGGGAGGCCGTGGCGGGACTACTCGACTGTGATTTACATGAATACGAAGATGGGAGCGCATATCGCTCCGGAGGGATGGTCGGACTGGAAGAGCGCTCCGGCGCCGCGGCTGCCGATGACGACCTATGCGGAGTTCAACTCGAGCGGGCCGGGGGCAAATGCAGCGGCGCGGGAGAAGTGGTCGAAGCAGCTTACGAAGGCTGAGGCCAGGAAGTATGAGGCGAAGACTTTTCTGGCTGGGGCGGATGCCTGGGACCCCACGAAGGTGAAGTAG
- a CDS encoding alpha-L-fucosidase, producing MNLNRRTFTAGLSTLLIAPSALAQIEGEHIATNPEHPVKAIQDTETRAQRNERMAWWRAARFGMFIHWGLYSIPAGTWDGKQIHGIGEWIMNTASIPVADYKALAPQFNPTGFNAHDIVALAKSAGQKYIVITAKHHDGFAMFASKANDFNIVDATPFKRDPLRELAEECKKQGVKLGFYYSQDQDWTAPGGAAYKTGDHQPPTFHWDPAQNGDFATYLHTKCIPQMKELLTNYGDFPVVIWFDTPTKDMTPALAGEIVELLNQHPNLIWNNRLGGGYKGDTETPEQYIPAQGYPGEDWESCMTMNDTWGYKSYDDNFKSTETLLRNLIDIASKGGNYLLNIGPDSHGVVPQPEVERLQEVGKWIAVNGEAIYGTQPTLFGAEAGAFSPTEKDEHGKPKFISAWDWRSTTTPNKIYISIFNWPANNTFHLDKLPRKVKSAYLLADKKHLKLTHTGDSLDIHLPEKALDPIATVLVLNT from the coding sequence ATGAACCTGAACCGCCGCACTTTTACTGCCGGGCTCTCCACCCTTCTGATTGCTCCCTCTGCACTCGCCCAGATCGAAGGCGAACACATCGCCACCAACCCCGAGCACCCGGTCAAAGCCATTCAGGACACTGAAACCCGCGCCCAGCGCAACGAACGCATGGCCTGGTGGCGCGCCGCCCGCTTCGGCATGTTCATTCACTGGGGCCTCTACTCCATCCCCGCCGGCACATGGGACGGCAAGCAAATCCACGGCATCGGCGAGTGGATCATGAACACCGCCTCCATCCCCGTCGCTGACTACAAGGCCCTCGCGCCGCAGTTCAATCCCACCGGCTTCAACGCGCACGATATCGTCGCCCTCGCCAAATCCGCTGGTCAGAAGTACATCGTCATCACCGCCAAACACCACGACGGCTTCGCCATGTTCGCCTCCAAGGCCAACGACTTCAACATCGTCGACGCGACTCCCTTCAAGCGCGATCCGCTCCGCGAGCTGGCCGAAGAGTGCAAAAAGCAGGGCGTCAAGCTAGGCTTCTACTACTCGCAGGACCAGGACTGGACCGCTCCCGGCGGCGCAGCCTACAAGACCGGCGATCATCAGCCTCCCACCTTCCACTGGGACCCGGCCCAGAACGGCGACTTCGCCACCTACCTCCACACCAAGTGCATCCCGCAGATGAAGGAGCTGCTCACCAACTACGGTGACTTCCCCGTCGTCATCTGGTTCGACACTCCCACCAAGGACATGACGCCCGCCCTCGCCGGAGAGATCGTCGAGCTGCTCAACCAGCACCCCAACCTCATCTGGAACAACCGTCTCGGCGGCGGCTACAAGGGCGATACCGAGACCCCCGAGCAGTACATCCCTGCCCAAGGCTATCCCGGCGAAGACTGGGAATCCTGCATGACCATGAACGACACCTGGGGCTACAAGTCCTATGACGACAACTTCAAGTCGACCGAGACCCTGCTCCGCAACCTCATCGACATCGCCAGCAAGGGCGGCAACTACCTGCTCAACATCGGCCCCGACTCTCACGGCGTCGTTCCGCAACCCGAGGTCGAGCGCCTGCAAGAGGTCGGCAAATGGATCGCCGTCAACGGCGAAGCCATCTACGGCACCCAGCCAACCCTCTTCGGAGCCGAGGCAGGGGCCTTCAGCCCCACCGAAAAGGACGAGCATGGCAAGCCCAAGTTCATCTCCGCGTGGGACTGGCGCTCCACCACCACCCCAAACAAGATCTACATCTCCATCTTCAACTGGCCGGCGAACAACACCTTCCACCTCGACAAGCTGCCCCGCAAGGTAAAGAGCGCCTACCTGCTTGCCGACAAGAAGCACCTCAAACTCACCCACACCGGCGACAGCCTCGACATCCATCTGCCAGAAAAGGCACTGGACCCCATCGCCACCGTCCTCGTCCTCAACACCTAA
- a CDS encoding trehalase family glycosidase, with protein MKYLLRIGILLFTTTLLTGNASAQATSTDASSNAKILSYIHNSWDSLSRSMSDCKSLVDPKVMTAPVLYLPAGLPMPAPVIAAQKLCNIEVHRLPRKIIHIGDVKVSEIPKEGLLYLPNRYVVPGGRFNEMYGWDSYFIILGLVHDHRSDLARGMVENFFYEIENYGAILNANRTYYFTRSQPPFLSSMIREVYEHSDGKPLSKEWLAKAYSYAQRDYELWTSPVHRAGDTGLARYKDIGEGPVPEMADDSDYYPNVIRWLLVHPDTHTAYLIKATEHPSATEAATLAKTSCDVTTSRVCARAYYKGYRLTRAFYSGDRAMRESGFDTSFRFGPFSGSTDDYAPVCLNSLLYKYERDMAHFASLLGRTAEATEWEHRATARRDAVNKYLWNPTAGMFYDYNFTTHQRSTYNYIAAFYPLWAGLASPQQATAIDQHLSLFEHPGGLAMSDNDSGTQWDLPFGWAPTNWLAVKGLAQYGFTGDASHAASDFSQTVLVNFLRDGTIREKYDVVSGSANVKVAAGYKSNAVGFGWTNGVYLQMSDLIRNQNRAK; from the coding sequence ATGAAATATCTACTTCGCATCGGCATCCTGCTTTTTACAACGACGCTCCTCACAGGTAACGCCAGCGCTCAAGCGACCAGCACCGATGCATCCTCCAATGCGAAAATTCTTAGCTACATTCACAACAGTTGGGACAGTCTCTCCCGCTCCATGTCCGACTGCAAATCGCTGGTCGATCCCAAAGTAATGACAGCCCCGGTACTCTACCTCCCCGCTGGCCTGCCGATGCCGGCACCCGTCATCGCCGCGCAAAAGCTCTGCAACATCGAGGTGCACCGTCTGCCGCGAAAGATCATCCACATAGGCGATGTCAAGGTCAGCGAAATCCCCAAAGAAGGCCTCCTCTACCTTCCCAATCGCTACGTCGTCCCCGGCGGCCGCTTCAACGAGATGTACGGTTGGGACAGCTACTTCATCATCCTCGGCCTCGTCCACGACCACCGCTCCGACCTCGCCCGCGGCATGGTCGAAAACTTCTTCTACGAGATCGAAAACTACGGCGCGATCCTCAATGCCAACCGTACCTACTACTTCACCCGTTCGCAGCCGCCGTTTCTTTCATCGATGATCCGAGAAGTCTACGAGCATTCCGACGGCAAGCCGCTCTCGAAGGAGTGGCTCGCCAAAGCCTATAGCTACGCTCAGCGCGACTACGAGTTGTGGACGTCTCCGGTCCATCGCGCAGGCGACACCGGCCTCGCCCGCTACAAGGACATCGGTGAAGGTCCCGTGCCCGAGATGGCTGACGACAGCGACTACTACCCTAACGTCATCCGCTGGCTGCTCGTACACCCCGACACCCACACCGCCTATCTCATCAAAGCCACCGAACATCCATCTGCAACCGAAGCCGCCACACTCGCAAAGACAAGCTGCGATGTAACTACATCCAGAGTCTGCGCCCGCGCCTATTACAAAGGCTACCGCCTCACTCGCGCCTTCTACAGTGGCGACCGCGCCATGCGAGAATCGGGCTTCGACACCAGCTTCCGCTTCGGCCCCTTCAGCGGTTCAACCGACGACTACGCGCCCGTTTGCCTCAACAGCCTGCTCTATAAATACGAGCGCGACATGGCCCACTTCGCCTCCCTGCTGGGCCGCACCGCAGAGGCCACCGAATGGGAACACCGCGCCACCGCTCGACGCGATGCCGTTAACAAATATCTCTGGAACCCAACCGCAGGCATGTTCTACGACTACAACTTCACCACCCATCAACGCTCTACCTACAACTACATCGCAGCCTTCTATCCGCTGTGGGCCGGGCTCGCCAGCCCGCAGCAGGCCACAGCAATCGACCAACACCTCTCCCTCTTCGAGCACCCCGGCGGCCTCGCCATGAGCGACAACGACTCCGGCACCCAATGGGATCTCCCCTTCGGATGGGCGCCCACAAACTGGCTCGCCGTCAAAGGGCTTGCTCAATACGGCTTCACCGGCGACGCCTCACATGCAGCCAGCGACTTTTCACAGACTGTCTTAGTGAACTTCCTGCGCGACGGCACCATCCGCGAAAAATATGACGTGGTCAGCGGTTCAGCCAACGTAAAAGTTGCCGCTGGCTACAAGAGCAACGCCGTCGGCTTCGGCTGGACCAACGGCGTCTATCTGCAAATGAGCGACCTGATTCGCAACCAAAACCGTGCGAAGTAA
- a CDS encoding GNAT family N-acetyltransferase: MSVFCVRPATVGDLAGVIRLERATAEAPHWSEAEYAAAIEGGGDYVRRCLFVAVADDGVAGFAVGKVAGDLAELESVAVDLSLRRGGVGRALCGAVIAWCQQERAVAVELEVRLGSHGAIGLYRGLGFVPVGVRPRYYSEPVDDAVLMRLDLSKSA; encoded by the coding sequence ATGAGCGTGTTTTGCGTTCGGCCTGCAACGGTGGGCGATCTTGCGGGGGTCATCAGGCTGGAGAGGGCCACGGCAGAGGCTCCCCATTGGAGCGAGGCGGAGTATGCTGCGGCGATTGAAGGCGGTGGGGACTACGTTCGGCGTTGCTTGTTTGTCGCTGTGGCGGATGACGGCGTAGCTGGATTTGCGGTGGGTAAGGTCGCAGGAGATCTGGCGGAGCTGGAGAGTGTTGCGGTCGATCTAAGCCTACGGCGTGGCGGTGTTGGGAGGGCACTCTGCGGAGCTGTGATTGCGTGGTGTCAACAGGAGCGCGCTGTGGCGGTGGAGCTGGAGGTCCGCTTGGGGAGCCATGGCGCGATTGGGTTGTATCGGGGATTAGGGTTTGTCCCGGTAGGGGTGCGTCCCAGGTATTACAGCGAGCCTGTGGACGATGCGGTGCTGATGCGACTGGACTTATCAAAAAGTGCATAA
- a CDS encoding Asd/ArgC dimerization domain-containing protein encodes MATGIYRIGIVGASSLVGKELSDELGESVLGASDFVLLDEKEAAGQIASSGDEVSFIQRLESSSFDHMDFVFFAGSAEVTKKYWQDARRAGASIVDLTYALDGEKDVRARAPWVAEALAAKASLGGSELDLNTPAVVAGHPAAVMLALAAARLQAKMPLKSVAATVMEPASEHGRLAMDELHQQTVNLLSFQTLPREQYDAQVAFNLLPSLGEAAKVKLAVVEKRIRTEYAEFSAGVLPPLALQLVQAPVFHGYAASVLVEVAQSVTAEQVEAALAGEHVDIVSGESDPPSNLSAAGQEDIMVRVSEDVSSDGVSRFWLWMAADNLKLAALNAIACAGELRRLRPLGKVQ; translated from the coding sequence ATGGCGACTGGAATTTATCGGATTGGCATTGTCGGGGCGTCTTCCCTGGTGGGAAAAGAATTAAGCGATGAACTGGGTGAGTCTGTGCTGGGGGCATCGGATTTTGTACTGCTCGATGAGAAGGAGGCAGCCGGGCAGATTGCATCGAGCGGCGACGAGGTTTCGTTCATTCAGCGGCTGGAGTCCTCTTCGTTCGATCACATGGATTTCGTCTTCTTTGCGGGTAGCGCTGAGGTGACAAAGAAATATTGGCAGGACGCACGACGGGCCGGTGCCAGCATTGTTGACCTGACGTATGCGCTGGATGGCGAGAAAGATGTTCGAGCGCGGGCACCGTGGGTAGCGGAGGCGCTGGCGGCGAAGGCTTCGCTGGGAGGGAGCGAGTTAGATCTCAATACGCCTGCGGTCGTCGCGGGGCATCCTGCGGCGGTGATGCTGGCGCTGGCTGCGGCTCGGTTGCAGGCAAAGATGCCGCTGAAGAGCGTTGCAGCGACAGTGATGGAGCCGGCATCGGAGCATGGAAGGCTGGCGATGGATGAGCTGCACCAGCAGACCGTCAACCTGCTGTCCTTTCAGACGCTTCCGCGAGAGCAATATGATGCGCAGGTAGCGTTCAACCTGCTGCCCTCGCTGGGAGAGGCCGCGAAGGTGAAGTTGGCGGTGGTGGAGAAGCGCATTCGGACAGAGTATGCGGAGTTTTCAGCAGGCGTGTTGCCGCCGCTGGCTTTGCAGCTTGTGCAAGCGCCAGTGTTTCACGGCTATGCGGCGTCCGTGCTGGTAGAGGTTGCACAGTCTGTCACTGCGGAGCAGGTAGAAGCTGCGCTGGCAGGCGAGCATGTAGATATTGTGAGCGGGGAGTCTGATCCGCCGAGCAACCTGAGCGCGGCCGGGCAGGAAGACATCATGGTTCGCGTGAGCGAAGACGTGAGTAGCGATGGAGTATCGCGGTTCTGGCTTTGGATGGCCGCGGATAATTTGAAGCTGGCGGCGTTGAATGCGATTGCGTGTGCGGGAGAACTGCGCCGGTTGCGTCCGCTGGGCAAGGTGCAGTAA
- a CDS encoding SGNH/GDSL hydrolase family protein, translated as MTRIFKLAAVLLCFSSFAVAQQPLGFLHKGDTLVFQGDSITDGGRQRTGSDYNHIMGQDYAYILAAEIGAEYPERGLVFVNRGISGDRVVDLAARWQADTLALKPNLLSILVGINDTLATGAKAETVEQYEAVYDKLLADTIAALPGTKIVLGEPFLLPVAKYKDNYAAEMIEVKKRQAVAIRLAAKYHLPIVRYQDALDAACAKAPADHWSWDGVHPTYAGHGLMAQEWLKTVDAFWGGDAAGK; from the coding sequence GTGACTCGAATTTTTAAGCTGGCGGCAGTTCTGCTTTGTTTTTCTTCGTTTGCTGTGGCCCAGCAGCCGCTTGGTTTTCTGCACAAGGGAGATACGCTGGTCTTTCAGGGCGACTCGATTACGGATGGCGGGCGGCAGCGTACTGGGAGCGACTATAACCACATCATGGGGCAGGACTACGCTTACATTCTGGCCGCAGAGATTGGGGCGGAGTATCCGGAGCGTGGGCTTGTCTTCGTCAATCGCGGCATCAGCGGGGATCGGGTGGTTGATCTGGCGGCGCGGTGGCAGGCGGATACGCTGGCGCTGAAGCCGAACCTGCTGAGTATTCTGGTGGGCATCAACGATACGCTGGCTACCGGAGCGAAGGCTGAGACGGTGGAGCAGTACGAGGCGGTCTATGACAAGCTGCTGGCGGATACGATTGCGGCGTTGCCGGGAACGAAGATTGTTTTGGGTGAGCCGTTTCTGCTTCCCGTCGCCAAATACAAAGACAACTATGCGGCGGAGATGATTGAGGTGAAGAAGCGGCAGGCTGTGGCGATTCGCTTAGCCGCGAAGTATCATCTGCCTATTGTTCGCTATCAGGATGCGCTGGATGCGGCATGTGCCAAGGCTCCGGCGGATCATTGGAGCTGGGATGGAGTCCATCCGACCTACGCGGGGCATGGACTGATGGCGCAGGAGTGGCTGAAGACGGTGGATGCTTTTTGGGGCGGAGATGCTGCCGGGAAGTGA
- the tsaB gene encoding tRNA (adenosine(37)-N6)-threonylcarbamoyltransferase complex dimerization subunit type 1 TsaB: MRFLLIDTCGSEGSVALADTTLAEAVVAVEILPGRTASERLVPAVRRVMEACGWRLGELTAVVVVHGPGSFTGVRVGLSAAKGLSEAGGVPLIAVSRLALLAAAVESEVVHAVLDAGRGEFYYGQYLGRDCLREVLLTGEETLAAASGGVVAVCEARVAEALAELHPHVVPGPCAEDALAFAVERAAAGRFDDAALLDANYLRRTDAEIFAKPKSKPESMTR, from the coding sequence ATGCGGTTTTTATTGATCGATACCTGTGGGAGTGAGGGCAGCGTCGCACTGGCGGATACGACGCTGGCTGAAGCGGTGGTTGCGGTGGAGATATTGCCGGGGCGAACGGCTTCGGAGCGACTGGTGCCTGCGGTGAGGCGCGTGATGGAGGCCTGTGGCTGGCGATTGGGCGAGCTGACGGCGGTGGTGGTCGTGCATGGGCCGGGATCGTTTACCGGGGTAAGAGTGGGGTTGAGCGCGGCGAAGGGTTTGAGCGAGGCTGGCGGTGTGCCGTTGATCGCCGTCTCGCGGTTGGCGTTGCTGGCTGCTGCGGTTGAGAGTGAGGTGGTTCACGCGGTATTGGATGCGGGCCGTGGAGAGTTTTATTACGGGCAGTATTTGGGGCGTGATTGCCTGCGCGAGGTTCTGCTGACAGGCGAGGAGACGCTGGCGGCAGCGTCGGGTGGAGTTGTGGCAGTTTGTGAGGCCAGGGTTGCAGAGGCCCTGGCGGAACTGCATCCTCACGTGGTACCGGGGCCGTGCGCCGAGGATGCGTTGGCCTTTGCCGTAGAACGGGCAGCGGCGGGGAGATTTGATGATGCTGCGTTGCTGGATGCGAATTATCTGCGACGGACGGATGCGGAGATCTTTGCCAAGCCGAAGAGCAAACCTGAGAGCATGACGCGATGA
- the pssA gene encoding CDP-diacylglycerol--serine O-phosphatidyltransferase, which yields MASLASEGTQMDESGRPRRHPSRGMYVLPSLFTAGNIAAGFYAITQSVQGSVGEPVHFDHAALAIGFAILFDGLDGRIARMTNTTSDFGKELDSLADVVTFGVAPSLLAYIWGFRMLPLMEHPGLRDQILHLGVFVCFVFLICGACRLARFNISVNPQPRNPGRPGRKYFVGMPIPAGAGVICSVVHCFNGSPINRPAMAFLWLGLIAFTGFLMVSSWRFWSGKEISLGNRHPFQMVAVVGVLIALLWLYSEYMLIILALGYLVSGVMARLAYSWSRERRQHSTEAS from the coding sequence ATGGCATCCCTGGCGTCCGAGGGGACGCAGATGGACGAGAGCGGCAGGCCAAGACGACACCCCAGCCGCGGTATGTATGTGCTGCCGTCGCTGTTTACGGCGGGCAATATCGCCGCAGGCTTCTACGCGATTACGCAGAGCGTGCAGGGGAGCGTTGGCGAGCCTGTGCACTTTGACCATGCGGCGCTGGCGATCGGGTTTGCCATCCTGTTCGACGGACTGGACGGGCGCATTGCGCGAATGACGAACACAACCAGCGACTTTGGCAAGGAACTCGATTCGCTGGCGGATGTGGTTACGTTCGGAGTGGCTCCCAGCCTGCTGGCGTACATCTGGGGATTTCGGATGTTGCCGTTGATGGAGCATCCGGGGCTGCGCGACCAGATCCTTCATCTTGGCGTCTTCGTCTGCTTCGTGTTTCTTATTTGCGGTGCGTGCAGGCTGGCCAGGTTCAATATCAGCGTCAATCCGCAGCCTCGCAATCCGGGTCGGCCCGGCCGCAAATACTTTGTGGGGATGCCGATTCCGGCTGGTGCGGGGGTCATTTGCTCGGTCGTCCATTGTTTTAATGGATCTCCGATCAATCGTCCGGCGATGGCCTTCCTGTGGCTCGGCTTGATTGCGTTTACCGGTTTTCTGATGGTAAGCAGTTGGCGTTTCTGGAGCGGCAAGGAGATCAGCCTGGGAAACCGGCATCCATTCCAGATGGTTGCAGTGGTCGGAGTGCTGATCGCGCTGCTGTGGCTTTACTCCGAGTACATGCTGATTATTCTCGCGCTGGGCTACCTGGTGTCGGGGGTGATGGCGCGGCTGGCGTATTCGTGGAGCAGGGAACGACGGCAGCACTCGACGGAAGCATCGTAG